One segment of Streptomyces sp. TG1A-8 DNA contains the following:
- a CDS encoding DUF6421 family protein, producing the protein MTEILVQTGVKGQVPSGSRVVEHPAWPLLKDAVERIRPWQSTDGSVDFTAEGAPARADVEAAVRRVAEAVERLSPLLPHDAAYHEALVGDLRRWAEGGFGVPDFLDSLLAFQPAANRADGLQHLVVFPMYTQNGNPDRNLEAVVLRMVWPDWLAELERTRYDNPLFCGIKFEDFTAGYDTNSAVLFPETIAVRQAPERFSWGGIFCDREAARFRRVTEAAVGILGLELPEDIAAMVHDQKRCEEAFVLWDMVHDRTHSHGDLPFDPFMIKQRQPFWMYGLEELRCDLTAFKEAVKLQADGVPQARDVQYAVLFDRMFRFPVTGDRVRNYDGLGGQLLFAYLHRHDVVRWTDNKLSIDWERAPQVTNQLCAEIEKLYKDGINRPKIVHWFAGYELVSTYLAPHPGSKWAKGPDALDLTQPPRRLVDDVLPDEFPLSMFYEALSKKLKNVIASTRGITPGDAERIAA; encoded by the coding sequence ATGACGGAAATTCTTGTGCAGACGGGTGTGAAGGGACAAGTTCCTTCGGGGAGCAGGGTGGTGGAGCACCCGGCGTGGCCCCTGCTCAAGGATGCCGTGGAGCGGATCCGGCCATGGCAGAGCACGGACGGGTCGGTCGACTTCACGGCCGAGGGCGCTCCCGCCCGCGCCGACGTCGAGGCGGCCGTCCGCCGGGTGGCCGAGGCGGTCGAGCGGCTCTCCCCGCTGCTCCCGCACGACGCCGCCTACCACGAGGCACTGGTCGGGGATCTGCGCCGCTGGGCCGAGGGCGGCTTCGGGGTGCCGGACTTCCTCGACTCCCTGCTGGCCTTCCAGCCCGCCGCGAACCGCGCGGACGGCCTGCAGCACCTGGTCGTCTTCCCGATGTACACGCAGAACGGCAACCCGGACCGCAACCTGGAGGCGGTCGTGCTGCGCATGGTCTGGCCCGACTGGCTGGCCGAGCTGGAGCGCACCCGCTACGACAACCCGCTGTTCTGCGGCATCAAGTTCGAGGACTTCACGGCCGGCTACGACACCAACTCCGCCGTCCTCTTCCCGGAGACCATCGCCGTACGCCAGGCGCCGGAACGGTTCTCCTGGGGCGGCATCTTCTGCGACCGCGAGGCCGCGCGCTTCCGCCGGGTCACCGAGGCCGCCGTCGGCATCCTGGGCCTGGAGCTTCCCGAGGACATCGCCGCGATGGTCCACGACCAGAAGCGCTGCGAGGAGGCCTTCGTGCTGTGGGACATGGTCCACGACCGCACCCACAGCCACGGCGACCTGCCGTTCGACCCGTTCATGATCAAGCAGCGCCAGCCGTTCTGGATGTACGGCCTGGAGGAGCTGCGCTGTGACCTCACCGCCTTCAAGGAGGCCGTGAAGCTGCAGGCCGACGGCGTGCCGCAGGCCCGTGACGTGCAGTACGCGGTGCTCTTCGACCGGATGTTCCGCTTCCCGGTCACCGGCGACCGCGTCCGCAACTACGACGGCCTCGGCGGCCAGCTGCTCTTCGCCTACCTGCACCGGCACGACGTCGTCCGCTGGACCGACAACAAGCTCTCCATCGACTGGGAGCGCGCCCCGCAGGTCACCAACCAGCTGTGCGCCGAGATCGAGAAGCTGTACAAGGACGGCATCAACCGCCCGAAGATCGTGCACTGGTTCGCCGGGTACGAGCTCGTGTCCACCTACCTCGCGCCGCACCCCGGTTCCAAGTGGGCCAAGGGCCCCGACGCCCTCGACCTGACCCAGCCGCCGCGCAGGCTCGTGGACGACGTGCTTCCGGACGAGTTCCCGCTGAGCATGTTCTACGAGGCCCTGTCCAAGAAACTGAAGAACGTGATCGCCTCGACCCGGGGCATCACACCGGGCGACGCCGAGCGGATCGCCGCGTGA
- a CDS encoding electron transfer flavoprotein subunit alpha/FixB family protein, which translates to MAEVLVYVDHVDGAVRKPTLELLTLARRIGEPVAVALGNGAADTAATLAEHGAVKVLTHDASEYAEYLVVPKVDALQAAHEAVSPAAVLVPSSAEGKEIAARLALRIGSGIITDAVDLEAGDEGPVATQSVFAASFTTKSRVVRGTPVITVKPNSAAVEAAPAAGAVEALSVSFSEKATGTKVTGRTPRESTGRPELTEAAIVVSGGRGVNGAENFSVIEALADSLGAAVGASRAAVDAGWYPHTNQVGQTGKSVSPQLYIANGISGAIQHRAGMQTSKTIVAVNKDAEAPIFDLVDYGVVGDLFDVVPQLTEEIKARKG; encoded by the coding sequence ATGGCTGAAGTCCTCGTCTACGTCGACCACGTGGACGGTGCCGTCCGCAAGCCCACCCTGGAGCTGCTGACCCTCGCCCGCCGCATCGGCGAGCCCGTCGCCGTCGCCCTGGGCAACGGCGCCGCCGACACCGCCGCCACCCTGGCCGAGCACGGCGCGGTGAAGGTCCTCACCCACGACGCGTCCGAGTACGCCGAGTACCTGGTCGTGCCGAAGGTGGACGCCCTGCAGGCCGCCCACGAGGCCGTCTCCCCGGCCGCCGTACTGGTCCCGTCCTCCGCCGAGGGCAAGGAGATCGCCGCCCGCCTGGCGCTGCGCATCGGCTCCGGCATCATCACCGACGCCGTCGACCTGGAGGCCGGCGACGAGGGCCCGGTGGCCACCCAGTCGGTGTTCGCCGCGTCCTTCACCACCAAGTCCCGTGTCGTCAGGGGCACCCCGGTCATCACGGTCAAGCCGAACTCGGCCGCCGTCGAGGCCGCTCCGGCCGCCGGTGCGGTCGAGGCCCTGTCGGTGTCCTTCTCGGAGAAGGCGACCGGCACCAAGGTCACCGGCCGCACGCCGCGCGAGTCCACGGGCCGTCCGGAGCTGACCGAGGCCGCGATCGTGGTCTCCGGTGGCCGCGGCGTGAACGGCGCGGAGAACTTCTCGGTCATCGAGGCCCTCGCCGACTCGCTCGGCGCGGCCGTCGGCGCCTCGCGCGCCGCGGTGGACGCGGGCTGGTACCCGCACACCAACCAGGTCGGCCAGACCGGCAAGTCCGTCTCGCCGCAGCTGTACATCGCCAACGGCATCTCCGGCGCGATCCAGCACCGCGCCGGCATGCAGACCTCGAAGACCATCGTGGCCGTCAACAAGGACGCCGAGGCCCCGATCTTCGACCTGGTCGACTACGGCGTCGTCGGCGACCTCTTCGACGTCGTCCCGCAGCTCACCGAGGAGATCAAGGCCCGCAAGGGCTGA
- a CDS encoding VOC family protein has product MVHVLGSRTLLRPTDPERSRVFYGEQLGLAVYREFGTGPERGTVYFLGGGFLEVSGRSPVPPSPAVRLWLQVEDVAAAHAELDARGVEIVRPPVKEPWGLVEMWITDPDGTRIVLVEIPPDHPLRYRPGT; this is encoded by the coding sequence ATGGTGCATGTACTCGGCAGCAGGACACTCCTCCGGCCCACGGACCCCGAACGCTCTCGCGTCTTCTACGGCGAGCAGCTGGGCCTCGCCGTCTACCGCGAGTTCGGCACGGGGCCGGAGCGCGGGACCGTCTACTTCCTCGGGGGCGGTTTCCTGGAGGTCTCGGGCCGGTCCCCGGTCCCGCCCTCACCGGCGGTGCGGCTGTGGCTCCAGGTCGAGGACGTGGCCGCCGCGCACGCGGAACTGGACGCCCGGGGCGTCGAGATCGTACGGCCGCCGGTGAAGGAGCCGTGGGGCCTGGTCGAGATGTGGATCACCGACCCGGACGGCACGCGGATCGTCCTGGTGGAGATCCCGCCGGACCATCCGCTGCGGTACCGGCCGGGTACCTGA
- a CDS encoding lysophospholipid acyltransferase family protein, producing MAELVYRPVIGFAKTLFKVWDLRIDCKGSENIPRSGGAVLVSNHISYLDFIFSGLAALPQKRLVRFMAKESVFRHKVSGPLMRGMKHIPVDRGQGEAAYAHALDSLRSGEVIGVFPEATISQSFTLKSFKSGAARLAQEAGVPLVPMAVWGTQRLWTKGQPRNFRRSHTPITIRVGEAVEAPRDQYAGAITRRLRERVQDLLDAAQRAYPARPRAAEDSWWLPAHLGGTAPTTEQLRAAEVH from the coding sequence ATGGCAGAACTGGTCTACCGTCCCGTCATCGGTTTCGCCAAGACACTGTTCAAGGTCTGGGACCTCAGGATCGACTGCAAGGGGTCGGAGAACATCCCGCGCTCGGGCGGCGCCGTACTGGTGAGCAATCACATCAGCTACCTGGACTTCATCTTCAGCGGTCTGGCGGCCCTGCCGCAGAAGCGCCTGGTGCGCTTCATGGCGAAGGAGTCCGTCTTCCGGCACAAGGTGTCCGGACCGCTGATGCGCGGCATGAAGCACATCCCCGTGGACCGCGGCCAGGGCGAGGCCGCCTACGCGCACGCGTTGGACTCCCTGCGCTCCGGTGAGGTCATCGGGGTCTTCCCGGAGGCGACCATCTCGCAGTCCTTCACGCTGAAGAGCTTCAAGTCGGGCGCGGCCCGCCTCGCCCAGGAGGCGGGCGTCCCGCTGGTCCCGATGGCGGTGTGGGGCACGCAGCGGCTGTGGACGAAGGGACAGCCGCGCAACTTCCGGCGCAGCCACACCCCGATCACCATCCGGGTCGGCGAGGCGGTCGAGGCGCCGCGCGACCAGTACGCGGGCGCCATCACCCGCCGTCTGCGCGAGCGCGTCCAGGACCTGTTGGACGCCGCCCAGCGCGCCTATCCCGCACGCCCCAGGGCCGCGGAGGACTCCTGGTGGCTGCCCGCCCACCTGGGCGGCACGGCCCCGACCACGGAGCAGTTGCGAGCGGCCGAGGTGCACTGA
- a CDS encoding glycerophosphodiester phosphodiesterase family protein, producing MNFLTIGHRGVMGVEPENTLRSFVAAQQAGLDLIELDLHLSKDGALVVMHDAEVDRTTDGTGPIGEKTLAELRALDAGRGERVPVFEEVLDAVRTPLQAEIKDVAAARALAEVMCRRDLASRVEVSSFHDEAIAEIARLVPGARTALIASRYGTDVVERAMEAGASALCLNIRRLTLEVVEHARAAELRIIGWVVNSQDELRLVRALQLDGATTDYPDIKRTGRFTA from the coding sequence TTGAACTTCCTTACCATCGGTCACCGCGGGGTCATGGGCGTCGAGCCCGAGAACACCCTGCGCTCCTTCGTCGCCGCGCAGCAGGCCGGCCTGGACCTGATCGAACTCGATCTGCACCTGAGCAAGGACGGCGCCCTCGTCGTGATGCACGACGCCGAGGTGGACCGCACGACCGACGGCACCGGCCCGATCGGCGAGAAGACGCTCGCGGAGCTGCGTGCCCTGGACGCCGGACGCGGGGAGCGCGTGCCGGTCTTCGAGGAGGTCCTGGACGCGGTGCGGACACCGCTGCAGGCCGAGATCAAGGACGTGGCCGCGGCCCGGGCGCTGGCCGAGGTCATGTGCCGGCGGGACCTGGCCTCCCGGGTGGAGGTGTCCTCGTTCCACGACGAGGCGATCGCCGAGATCGCCCGGCTGGTGCCCGGCGCCCGCACGGCGCTGATCGCGAGCCGCTACGGCACCGACGTGGTGGAGCGCGCGATGGAGGCGGGGGCCTCGGCCCTCTGCCTCAACATCCGCCGGCTGACCCTGGAGGTCGTCGAGCACGCGCGCGCGGCCGAGCTGCGGATCATCGGCTGGGTGGTCAACTCCCAGGACGAGCTGCGGCTCGTGCGCGCGCTGCAGCTGGACGGCGCGACGACCGACTACCCGGACATCAAGCGCACCGGCCGCTTCACCGCGTGA
- a CDS encoding aldolase/citrate lyase family protein encodes MEQGRREQVTTSLAGAVGEEIGARLAPIDAELRRRYPGDPGTRQPVHTVYVPGDALSAGTVRSWGDRALAALDEHAPDAASFAAVLGLADGLAEPVHSRVRAKLEREPVEDLRVDFEDGYGIRPDAEEDEAAARAARLIAEAYANGTAAPYMGIRTKCMEAAVRDRGIRTLDVFLTGLMRAGGLPEGLALTLPKVTYAEQVGAFARLLEAFEETHGLESGRIGFEIQIETSQSILAADGTATVARMIQAAEGRATGLHYGTFDYSACLGVSAAHQAADHPAADHAKAVMQVAAAGTGVRVSDGSTNVLPVGPAERVHAAWRLHYGLTRRALARAYYQGWDMHPGHLPTRYAAVFAFYREGFEQAATRLARYANRAGGDVMDEPATAKALGGHLLRGLDCGALDDAEVARLTGLTRTGLEGFAAPRRRGPAASAR; translated from the coding sequence ATGGAGCAGGGCCGCCGGGAACAGGTGACGACGAGCCTCGCCGGTGCCGTCGGCGAGGAGATCGGTGCCCGTCTCGCGCCGATCGACGCGGAACTGCGCCGCCGCTACCCCGGCGACCCCGGCACCCGCCAGCCCGTCCACACCGTGTACGTCCCCGGCGACGCCCTCAGCGCCGGCACCGTCCGCTCCTGGGGTGACCGCGCCCTCGCCGCCCTCGACGAACACGCCCCGGACGCCGCCTCGTTCGCGGCCGTCCTCGGCCTCGCCGACGGCCTCGCCGAGCCGGTGCACTCCCGGGTCCGGGCCAAGCTGGAGCGCGAGCCGGTGGAAGACCTGCGTGTCGACTTCGAGGACGGCTACGGCATCCGCCCCGATGCCGAGGAGGACGAGGCGGCCGCCCGCGCCGCCCGCCTGATCGCCGAGGCGTACGCCAACGGCACGGCGGCCCCGTACATGGGCATCCGCACGAAGTGCATGGAGGCCGCGGTGCGCGACCGGGGCATCCGCACCCTCGACGTCTTCCTCACCGGACTGATGCGGGCGGGTGGCCTGCCCGAGGGCCTGGCGCTGACCCTGCCGAAGGTGACCTACGCCGAACAGGTCGGCGCCTTCGCGCGCCTGCTGGAGGCCTTCGAGGAGACCCACGGGCTGGAGTCCGGCCGGATCGGCTTCGAGATCCAGATCGAGACCAGCCAGTCCATCCTGGCCGCCGACGGCACCGCGACCGTCGCCCGCATGATCCAGGCCGCCGAGGGCCGTGCCACCGGCCTGCACTACGGCACCTTCGACTACAGCGCCTGCCTCGGCGTCTCCGCCGCCCACCAGGCCGCCGACCACCCGGCCGCCGACCACGCCAAGGCGGTCATGCAGGTCGCCGCCGCCGGTACCGGCGTACGCGTCTCGGACGGCTCCACCAACGTGCTGCCCGTCGGCCCGGCCGAGCGGGTCCACGCCGCCTGGCGCCTGCACTACGGCCTCACCCGCCGGGCCCTGGCCCGCGCCTACTACCAGGGCTGGGACATGCACCCCGGCCACCTGCCCACCCGCTACGCGGCCGTCTTCGCCTTCTACCGCGAGGGCTTCGAACAGGCGGCGACCCGGCTCGCCCGCTACGCGAACCGCGCCGGCGGCGACGTGATGGACGAGCCCGCCACCGCCAAGGCCCTCGGCGGCCACCTGCTGCGCGGCCTGGACTGCGGTGCCCTCGACGACGCCGAGGTCGCCCGCCTCACCGGCCTGACCCGCACCGGCCTGGAGGGCTTCGCGGCACCCCGGCGCAGGGGCCCGGCGGCTTCCGCGCGGTAG
- a CDS encoding low specificity L-threonine aldolase gives MNPPRTDARRHHDPEVRGFASDNYAGAHPEVLAALALANGGHQVAYGEDDYTGHLQGIVRSHFGATAEAFPVFNGTGANVVALQAVTDRWGAVICAESAHINVDEGGAPERVGGLKLLTVPTPDGKLTPELIDRQAYGWEDEHRAMPQVVSITQSTELGTLYTPGEIRAICEHAHAHGMKVHLDGSRMANAAASLDVPMRTFTNAVGVDVLSLGGTKNGALFGEAVVVINQDAVRRMKHLRKLSMQLASKMRFVSVQLEALFAKDLWLRNARHANGMAQRLAEGVRAVHGVEILHPVQANGVFARLPHDVAERLQKRFRFYFWDEPAGIVRWMCSFDTTEEDVDAFLAALKEEMAR, from the coding sequence GTGAACCCCCCCAGGACCGACGCGCGTCGCCATCACGACCCGGAGGTCCGCGGTTTCGCCAGTGACAACTACGCCGGGGCGCACCCGGAAGTGCTGGCCGCCCTGGCCCTGGCCAACGGCGGCCACCAGGTGGCCTACGGCGAGGACGACTACACCGGGCACCTCCAGGGCATCGTCCGCAGCCACTTCGGCGCCACCGCGGAGGCCTTCCCCGTCTTCAACGGCACCGGCGCGAACGTCGTCGCGCTCCAGGCGGTCACCGACCGCTGGGGTGCGGTGATCTGCGCCGAGAGCGCGCACATCAACGTCGACGAGGGCGGGGCGCCCGAGCGCGTGGGCGGCCTCAAGCTGCTCACCGTGCCCACGCCCGACGGCAAGCTCACCCCCGAGCTGATCGACCGTCAGGCGTACGGCTGGGAGGACGAGCACCGTGCCATGCCGCAGGTGGTGTCGATCACCCAGAGCACGGAGCTGGGCACGCTGTACACGCCCGGCGAGATCCGCGCGATCTGCGAGCACGCCCACGCGCACGGCATGAAGGTGCACCTGGACGGTTCGCGGATGGCCAACGCGGCCGCCTCCCTGGACGTGCCCATGCGGACGTTCACCAACGCGGTCGGCGTCGACGTCCTCTCGCTCGGCGGGACGAAGAACGGCGCCCTGTTCGGCGAGGCCGTCGTGGTCATCAACCAGGACGCCGTCCGCCGCATGAAGCACCTGCGCAAGCTGTCCATGCAGCTCGCCTCCAAGATGCGCTTCGTGTCCGTGCAGCTGGAGGCGCTGTTCGCCAAGGACCTGTGGCTGCGCAACGCCCGCCACGCCAATGGGATGGCCCAGCGGCTGGCCGAGGGCGTGCGCGCGGTGCACGGGGTGGAGATCCTCCATCCCGTGCAGGCCAACGGGGTCTTCGCCCGGCTCCCGCACGACGTGGCCGAACGCCTGCAGAAGCGGTTCCGCTTCTACTTCTGGGACGAGCCCGCCGGGATCGTGCGCTGGATGTGCTCCTTCGACACCACCGAGGAGGACGTCGACGCCTTCCTGGCGGCCCTCAAGGAGGAGATGGCCCGTTAG
- a CDS encoding MarR family winged helix-turn-helix transcriptional regulator gives MPSGAVREGGGRGPQARGAAWDGSEPEPSPGRSGGEADTVAAVVRQWRAVHPGLDTGPMEVIGRINRCAALLQQAEDAPLRRAGLSRPEFDLLGALRRTGHELTPGELARETFSSGAAVTKRLKQLTERELVERRGDTRDRRVAHVRLTGTGRDLVDGVLPEQLAYETAVLSVLAPEGQGELAALLADLLGRLEGRMGALRA, from the coding sequence ATGCCGTCCGGTGCCGTACGGGAGGGCGGCGGGAGGGGGCCGCAGGCCAGGGGGGCCGCCTGGGACGGCTCGGAGCCGGAGCCCTCTCCCGGCCGGAGCGGTGGGGAGGCGGACACCGTCGCCGCCGTCGTCCGGCAGTGGCGCGCCGTCCACCCCGGACTGGACACCGGCCCCATGGAGGTCATCGGCCGCATCAACCGCTGCGCCGCCCTCCTGCAGCAGGCCGAGGACGCCCCGCTGCGCCGGGCGGGCCTCAGCCGTCCGGAGTTCGACCTGCTCGGCGCCCTGCGCCGCACCGGCCACGAGCTGACCCCGGGGGAGCTGGCCCGTGAGACCTTCTCCTCCGGGGCGGCCGTCACCAAGCGGCTCAAGCAGCTCACGGAACGCGAACTGGTCGAGCGGCGCGGCGACACCCGGGACCGCCGCGTCGCCCACGTCCGCCTCACCGGCACCGGCCGCGACCTCGTGGACGGCGTCCTGCCCGAGCAGCTCGCCTACGAGACGGCCGTGCTGTCCGTCCTCGCGCCCGAGGGGCAGGGGGAACTCGCCGCGCTGCTGGCCGACCTGCTGGGCCGCTTGGAGGGCCGGATGGGCGCCCTGCGCGCGTAA
- a CDS encoding flavin reductase family protein, giving the protein MTATPDLRTFRLASPDLLRATFRRHAAGVAVITARGASGPVGFTATSLTSVSAEPPLISFGIATGASSWPAVAETEHVGVHILGEHQSELAATFARSGADRFGAPTAWREGPEGVPVLDGVLAWLLCRVVGRVPAGDHRIVLAEVVLGDPTGAGRPLLYHQGRFNGLRD; this is encoded by the coding sequence ATGACGGCCACCCCCGACCTCCGCACCTTCCGGCTCGCCTCCCCCGACCTGCTGCGCGCCACCTTCCGCCGGCACGCCGCCGGTGTCGCGGTGATCACCGCGCGCGGGGCCTCGGGCCCGGTGGGCTTCACCGCCACCTCCCTCACCTCCGTGTCCGCCGAGCCCCCGCTGATCTCCTTCGGCATCGCCACGGGCGCCTCCAGCTGGCCCGCCGTCGCCGAGACCGAGCACGTGGGCGTCCACATACTCGGCGAGCACCAGAGCGAGCTGGCCGCCACCTTCGCCCGCAGCGGCGCCGACCGGTTCGGGGCGCCCACCGCGTGGCGGGAGGGCCCCGAGGGCGTGCCCGTGCTCGACGGCGTGCTGGCCTGGCTGCTCTGCCGGGTCGTCGGCCGCGTCCCGGCCGGTGACCACCGGATCGTGCTCGCCGAGGTGGTCCTCGGCGACCCCACGGGCGCCGGCCGCCCCCTGCTCTACCACCAGGGCCGTTTCAACGGCCTGCGGGACTGA
- a CDS encoding electron transfer flavoprotein subunit beta/FixA family protein: MSLRIVVTVKYVPDATGDRHFADDLTVDRDDVDGLLSELDEYAVEQALQIAEDADDAEVTVLTVGPEDAKDALRKALSMGADKAIHVEDDDLHGTDAIGTSLVLAKAIEKAGFDLVVSGMASTDGTMGVVPALVAERLGVPQVTLLSEVSVEGGTVKGRRDGDAASEQLQAQLPALVSVTDQSGEARYPSFKGIMAAKKKPVQSWDLSDLDIEAEEVGLEGAFTKVETVHERPARTAGTIVKDEGEGGKQLAEFLAGQKFI; encoded by the coding sequence GTGAGCTTGAGGATCGTTGTCACTGTGAAGTACGTGCCCGACGCCACTGGCGACCGGCACTTCGCCGATGACCTGACCGTCGACCGCGACGACGTGGACGGTCTGCTCTCCGAACTGGACGAGTACGCGGTCGAGCAGGCGCTGCAGATCGCGGAGGACGCGGACGACGCCGAGGTCACCGTTCTGACGGTCGGCCCCGAGGACGCCAAGGACGCCCTGCGCAAGGCCCTGTCCATGGGCGCCGACAAGGCGATCCACGTCGAGGACGACGACCTGCACGGCACCGACGCCATCGGCACCTCCCTGGTGCTGGCCAAGGCCATCGAGAAGGCCGGGTTCGACCTGGTCGTCTCCGGCATGGCCTCCACCGACGGCACCATGGGCGTCGTCCCGGCGCTGGTCGCCGAGCGGCTGGGCGTCCCGCAGGTCACCCTGCTGTCCGAGGTCTCCGTCGAGGGCGGCACGGTCAAGGGCCGCCGCGACGGCGACGCCGCCTCCGAGCAGCTTCAGGCGCAGCTCCCGGCCCTCGTGTCCGTCACCGACCAGTCGGGCGAGGCGCGCTACCCGTCCTTCAAGGGCATCATGGCGGCCAAGAAGAAGCCGGTTCAGTCCTGGGACCTGTCCGACCTGGACATCGAGGCCGAGGAAGTCGGTCTCGAGGGTGCGTTCACCAAGGTCGAGACCGTGCACGAGCGTCCGGCCCGCACGGCCGGCACCATCGTCAAGGACGAGGGCGAGGGCGGCAAGCAGCTCGCTGAGTTCCTCGCGGGCCAGAAGTTCATCTGA
- a CDS encoding SDR family oxidoreductase yields the protein MGNGSLGGAVIAVAGAGGPAGRATLVRLAEAGATVVGADNDPARLAEAVDAARHAGGGATVTGETVDLLDLESTRAWADRIEKEYGRVDGLVHLVGGWRGGADFAGTDLADWDLLEKLLVRTVQHTSLAFHDGLRRSDRGRYVLVSAAGATKPTAGNAAYSAAKAAAEAWTLAMADGFRKAGGGAGPRAAAAILVVKALVHDAMRAERPNAKFAGFTDVKDLAEAVEGVWSKSAAEVNGNRLWLTEKP from the coding sequence ATGGGCAACGGCTCTCTCGGCGGCGCGGTGATCGCGGTGGCCGGGGCGGGTGGACCCGCCGGACGCGCGACGCTGGTCCGGCTCGCCGAAGCGGGCGCGACCGTCGTCGGCGCGGACAACGACCCCGCGCGCCTGGCGGAGGCCGTGGACGCGGCCCGCCACGCGGGCGGCGGCGCCACGGTGACCGGCGAGACGGTCGACCTGCTGGACCTGGAGTCGACCCGGGCCTGGGCCGACCGCATCGAGAAGGAGTACGGCCGCGTCGACGGCCTCGTCCACCTCGTGGGCGGCTGGCGCGGCGGCGCGGACTTCGCCGGGACCGACCTCGCCGACTGGGACCTGCTGGAGAAGCTGCTCGTGCGCACCGTCCAGCACACCTCCCTCGCCTTCCACGACGGCCTCCGGCGCAGCGACCGCGGCCGGTACGTACTGGTCAGCGCCGCCGGCGCCACGAAGCCCACCGCGGGCAACGCCGCGTACTCCGCCGCCAAGGCCGCCGCCGAGGCCTGGACGCTGGCCATGGCCGACGGTTTCCGCAAGGCGGGGGGCGGGGCGGGCCCGCGGGCGGCTGCTGCCATCCTGGTGGTCAAGGCGCTGGTGCACGACGCGATGCGCGCCGAACGCCCCAACGCGAAGTTCGCGGGCTTCACGGACGTCAAGGACCTGGCCGAGGCCGTCGAGGGCGTCTGGAGCAAGTCCGCCGCCGAAGTGAACGGAAACCGTCTGTGGCTGACCGAGAAGCCGTGA
- a CDS encoding thioredoxin family protein yields MTGPVVHVPSPVAAGVDGVLREQRSGRARVRGQDDGKRLGAADLGGELGRRATLVQFSTAFCAPCRATRRVLGEVAALVPGVAHVEIDAETRLDLVRELGIRRTPTVLVLDAGGRVVRRAAGQPRKADVVAALGEAV; encoded by the coding sequence ATGACCGGACCGGTGGTACACGTTCCGTCGCCCGTCGCGGCGGGCGTCGACGGAGTGCTGCGCGAGCAGCGGAGCGGGAGGGCGCGGGTGCGCGGGCAGGACGACGGCAAGCGGCTCGGGGCGGCCGACCTGGGGGGCGAACTGGGCCGGCGGGCCACCCTCGTACAGTTCTCCACCGCCTTCTGCGCGCCCTGCCGGGCCACCCGGCGCGTGCTCGGCGAGGTCGCCGCACTGGTCCCGGGCGTGGCGCACGTCGAGATCGACGCCGAGACCCGTCTGGACCTCGTGCGTGAGCTGGGGATCCGCAGGACGCCCACCGTGCTGGTCCTCGACGCCGGCGGCCGGGTGGTGCGGCGCGCCGCCGGGCAGCCGCGCAAGGCCGATGTCGTAGCGGCCCTGGGGGAGGCCGTGTGA